A window from Zingiber officinale cultivar Zhangliang chromosome 7A, Zo_v1.1, whole genome shotgun sequence encodes these proteins:
- the LOC122002246 gene encoding probable linoleate 9S-lipoxygenase 5 isoform X2, which yields MLHKLCPAIAGRSRRHQKESAPPPVKVNATVVLVKKNVLGFNDFSASLLDNVGEFLGNRVRFHLVSSTAGEPIKWKRQIKLMTAEADKSNRGKIGPPAYLEHWGTQLFKSVTAGESKFNLQFEWDECLGIPGAVIVKNHHHSEFFLKSVTLPEGVPGDGKRIHFVCNSWVYPVKKYKYDRIFFSNDAYLPSQTPELLKAYRAEELVHLRGDDVRGALKEHDRVYAYAYYNDLGQPDKGRDHVRPVLGGSKDLPYPRRGRTGRRPTKSDRRTESRLPLLSLDIYVPRDERFGHLKMADFLGYTLKALTQSLLPALNAVFDFTPMEFDTFQDVLNLYDGGLRLPQLDDTRDQVPVEMLRELVRTDGDSVLKLPLPSVIQHDREAWRSDEEFGREMLAGVNPVIIRRLQEFPPTSKLDPKLYGDHTSSITADHIEKNLEGRTVDEALKANKLFILDHHDALIPFLNRINSGANRIYATRTLLLLKDDGTLKPLAIELSLPHPDGEQHGAVNRVFTPAEVGVQGSIWSLAKAYAAVNDSGYHQLISHWLNTHAVMEPFVIATNRQLSVVHPVHKLLSPHYRDTMNINAFARQTLINAGGILEATVFPGKYALELSAVVYKGWKLTEQALPDDLLKRGVAVEDPASPHKVRLLIEDYPYAVDGLEIWSAIQTWVTEYCAIYYPDDALVRGDVELQAWWKEVREDGHGDKKDEPWWPKLETVSELTKTCTTIIWVASALHAAVNFGQFPYAGYLPNRPTISRRWMPEPGTPDYEELEKNPDLFFLKTITSQLQTILGVSLIEVLSRHSSDEVYLGQRDTPEWTSDKMALEAFDRFGQTLIEIENRIMSMNRDPKFKNRTGPVKMPYMLLYPNTSDLDRVGRLTGCGIPNSVSI from the exons ATGCTGCACAAATTGTGCCCTGCGATCGCCGGGCGGTCCCGGCGGCACCAGAAGGAATCAGCGCCTCCGCCGGTGAAGGTGAACGCGACGGTGGTTCTGGTGAAGAAGAACGTGTTGGGCTTCAACGACTTCAGCGCATCGCTTCTCGACAACGTGGGCGAGTTCCTCGGCAACCGCGTCCGCTTCCACCTCGTCAGCTCCACCGCCGGTGAACCGA TCAAATGGAAGCGACAAATTAAGCTGATGACGGCGGAAGCAGATAAATCGAATCGAGGAAAAATCGGTCCGCCGGCGTACTTGGAGCACTGGGGGACGCAGCTGTTTAAGTCGGTGACGGCCGGTGAATCAAAGTTCAACTTGCAGTTCGAGTGGGACGAATGCCTCGGGATCCCCGGCGCCGTCATCGTGAAGAACCACCACCATTCGGAGTTCTTCCTCAAGTCCGTCACCTTGCCGGAGGGCGTCCCCGGCGACGGAAAACGTATCCATTTCGTCTGCAACTCTTGGGTTTATCCGGTGAAAAAGTATAAGTACGATCGAATCTTCTTCTCCAACGAC GCGTATCTGCCGAGCCAAACGCCGGAGTTGCTGAAGGCGTACAGAGCCGAAGAGCTCGTCCATCTCCGGGGAGACGACGTCCGCGGCGCACTCAAGGAGCACGACCGGGTTTACGCCTACGCCTACTACAACGACCTCGGCCAGCCGGACAAAGGCCGAGACCACGTCCGCCCCGTACTCGGCGGCTCCAAAGACTTACCTTACCCTCGCCGGGGCCGCACCGGTCGCCGTCCGACCAAGTCCG ATCGGAGAACGGAGAGCCGGCTCCCGCTGCTAAGCCTGGACATCTATGTGCCTCGGGACGAGCGGTTCGGCCACCTGAAGATGGCCGACTTCCTGGGTTACACGCTCAAGGCGCTGACGCAGTCGCTGCTGCCGGCGCTGAACGCGGTGTTCGACTTTACCCCCATGGAGTTCGACACATTTCAAGACGTGCTCAACCTCTACGACGGCGGTCTGCGGCTGCCGCAGCTCGACGATACTCGCGACCAGGTCCCCGTTGAGATGCTCCGGGAGCTCGTTCGCACCGACGGCGATAGCGTCCTCAAGCTTCCTCTTCCCTCCGTCATCCAAC ATGACAGGGAAGCTTGGAGGAGCGACGAGGAGTTCGGAAGAGAGATGCTGGCCGGAGTGAATCCTGTCATCATCAGGCGTCTCCAGGAGTTTCCTCCGACCAGTAAGCTTGATCCAAAATTGTACGGCGATCACACCAGCTCCATAACGGCAGATCACATTGAGAAGAACCTTGAAGGCAGAACGGTGGATGAGGCGTTGAAGGCGAACAAGCTGTTCATTTTAGATCACCATGATGCGTTGATTCCCTTCTTGAACCGGATCAACTCCGGCGCCAACAGGATCTACGCCACCAGGACTCTGCTGCTGCTCAAGGACGACGGCACGCTGAAGCCGCTGGCGATCGAGCTGAGCTTGCCGCACCCCGACGGCGAGCAACACGGTGCGGTCAACCGCGTGTTTACCCCGGCCGAGGTCGGCGTCCAGGGCTCGATTTGGAGTCTAGCCAAGGCTTATGCCGCCGTCAATGACTCCGGCTACCACCAACTCATCAGCCACTG GCTGAACACGCACGCCGTGATGGAGCCATTCGTGATCGCCACCAACCGGCAGCTCAGCGTCGTGCACCCGGTGCACAAGCTTCTCAGCCCGCACTACCGCGACACGATGAACATTAACGCGTTTGCTCGACAGACACTCATCAATGCCGGCGGCATCCTGGAGGCCACCGTCTTCCCCGGAAAGTACGCCCTGGAATTGTCCGCCGTCGTCTACAAGGGCTGGAAGCTAACAGAGCAAGCCCTACCCGATGACCTCCTCAAGAG AGGAGTGGCGGTGGAGGATCCGGCGAGCCCGCACAAGGTCCGGCTTCTCATCGAGGACTACCCGTACGCCGTCGACGGCCTGGAGATATGGTCGGCGATCCAGACGTGGGTGACCGAATACTGCGCCATCTACTACCCCGACGACGCGTTGGTAAGAGGCGACGTGGAGCTGCAGGCGTGGTGGAAGGAGGTGCGCGAGGACGGACACGGCGACAAGAAGGACGAGCCATGGTGGCCCAAATTGGAGACCGTCTCCGAGTTGACCAAGACCTGCACCACCATCATCTGGGTGGCCTCCGCCCTCCACGCCGCCGTCAACTTCGGGCAGTTCCCTTACGCCGGCTACCTCCCAAACCGGCCCACCATAAGCCGGCGGTGGATGCCCGAGCCAGGCACACCGGACTACGAGGAGCTGGAGAAGAACCCTGACCTGTTCTTCCTCAAGACCATCACGAGCCAGCTGCAAACCATCCTCGGTGTTTCTCTGATCGAGGTCCTGTCGCGACACTCGTCGGACGAGGTGTACCTCGGCCAGCGGGACACGCCGGAGTGGACCTCCGACAAGATGGCGCTGGAGGCGTTCGATCGCTTCGGCCAGACGCTGATAGAGATCGAGAACCGGATCATGAGTATGAACCGGGACCCAAAGTTTAAGAACCGGACCGGGCCTGTGAAGATGCCCTACATGTTGCTCTACCCTAACACGTCCGACCTCGATCGGGTCGGCAGGCTCACCGGTTGTGGGATCCCCAATAGCGTGTCGATTTGA
- the LOC122002246 gene encoding probable linoleate 9S-lipoxygenase 5 isoform X1, protein MLHKLCPAIAGRSRRHQKESAPPPVKVNATVVLVKKNVLGFNDFSASLLDNVGEFLGNRVRFHLVSSTAGEPIKWKRQIKLMTAEADKSNRGKIGPPAYLEHWGTQLFKSVTAGESKFNLQFEWDECLGIPGAVIVKNHHHSEFFLKSVTLPEGVPGDGKRIHFVCNSWVYPVKKYKYDRIFFSNDAYLPSQTPELLKAYRAEELVHLRGDDVRGALKEHDRVYAYAYYNDLGQPDKGRDHVRPVLGGSKDLPYPRRGRTGRRPTKSGELSRANNSFQFSYFSKDLNSFNEITDRRTESRLPLLSLDIYVPRDERFGHLKMADFLGYTLKALTQSLLPALNAVFDFTPMEFDTFQDVLNLYDGGLRLPQLDDTRDQVPVEMLRELVRTDGDSVLKLPLPSVIQHDREAWRSDEEFGREMLAGVNPVIIRRLQEFPPTSKLDPKLYGDHTSSITADHIEKNLEGRTVDEALKANKLFILDHHDALIPFLNRINSGANRIYATRTLLLLKDDGTLKPLAIELSLPHPDGEQHGAVNRVFTPAEVGVQGSIWSLAKAYAAVNDSGYHQLISHWLNTHAVMEPFVIATNRQLSVVHPVHKLLSPHYRDTMNINAFARQTLINAGGILEATVFPGKYALELSAVVYKGWKLTEQALPDDLLKRGVAVEDPASPHKVRLLIEDYPYAVDGLEIWSAIQTWVTEYCAIYYPDDALVRGDVELQAWWKEVREDGHGDKKDEPWWPKLETVSELTKTCTTIIWVASALHAAVNFGQFPYAGYLPNRPTISRRWMPEPGTPDYEELEKNPDLFFLKTITSQLQTILGVSLIEVLSRHSSDEVYLGQRDTPEWTSDKMALEAFDRFGQTLIEIENRIMSMNRDPKFKNRTGPVKMPYMLLYPNTSDLDRVGRLTGCGIPNSVSI, encoded by the exons ATGCTGCACAAATTGTGCCCTGCGATCGCCGGGCGGTCCCGGCGGCACCAGAAGGAATCAGCGCCTCCGCCGGTGAAGGTGAACGCGACGGTGGTTCTGGTGAAGAAGAACGTGTTGGGCTTCAACGACTTCAGCGCATCGCTTCTCGACAACGTGGGCGAGTTCCTCGGCAACCGCGTCCGCTTCCACCTCGTCAGCTCCACCGCCGGTGAACCGA TCAAATGGAAGCGACAAATTAAGCTGATGACGGCGGAAGCAGATAAATCGAATCGAGGAAAAATCGGTCCGCCGGCGTACTTGGAGCACTGGGGGACGCAGCTGTTTAAGTCGGTGACGGCCGGTGAATCAAAGTTCAACTTGCAGTTCGAGTGGGACGAATGCCTCGGGATCCCCGGCGCCGTCATCGTGAAGAACCACCACCATTCGGAGTTCTTCCTCAAGTCCGTCACCTTGCCGGAGGGCGTCCCCGGCGACGGAAAACGTATCCATTTCGTCTGCAACTCTTGGGTTTATCCGGTGAAAAAGTATAAGTACGATCGAATCTTCTTCTCCAACGAC GCGTATCTGCCGAGCCAAACGCCGGAGTTGCTGAAGGCGTACAGAGCCGAAGAGCTCGTCCATCTCCGGGGAGACGACGTCCGCGGCGCACTCAAGGAGCACGACCGGGTTTACGCCTACGCCTACTACAACGACCTCGGCCAGCCGGACAAAGGCCGAGACCACGTCCGCCCCGTACTCGGCGGCTCCAAAGACTTACCTTACCCTCGCCGGGGCCGCACCGGTCGCCGTCCGACCAAGTCCGGTGAGTTATCTAGAGCTAACAATTCATTTCAATTTTCATATTTTAGTAAAGATTTGAATTCCTTTAATGAAATAACAGATCGGAGAACGGAGAGCCGGCTCCCGCTGCTAAGCCTGGACATCTATGTGCCTCGGGACGAGCGGTTCGGCCACCTGAAGATGGCCGACTTCCTGGGTTACACGCTCAAGGCGCTGACGCAGTCGCTGCTGCCGGCGCTGAACGCGGTGTTCGACTTTACCCCCATGGAGTTCGACACATTTCAAGACGTGCTCAACCTCTACGACGGCGGTCTGCGGCTGCCGCAGCTCGACGATACTCGCGACCAGGTCCCCGTTGAGATGCTCCGGGAGCTCGTTCGCACCGACGGCGATAGCGTCCTCAAGCTTCCTCTTCCCTCCGTCATCCAAC ATGACAGGGAAGCTTGGAGGAGCGACGAGGAGTTCGGAAGAGAGATGCTGGCCGGAGTGAATCCTGTCATCATCAGGCGTCTCCAGGAGTTTCCTCCGACCAGTAAGCTTGATCCAAAATTGTACGGCGATCACACCAGCTCCATAACGGCAGATCACATTGAGAAGAACCTTGAAGGCAGAACGGTGGATGAGGCGTTGAAGGCGAACAAGCTGTTCATTTTAGATCACCATGATGCGTTGATTCCCTTCTTGAACCGGATCAACTCCGGCGCCAACAGGATCTACGCCACCAGGACTCTGCTGCTGCTCAAGGACGACGGCACGCTGAAGCCGCTGGCGATCGAGCTGAGCTTGCCGCACCCCGACGGCGAGCAACACGGTGCGGTCAACCGCGTGTTTACCCCGGCCGAGGTCGGCGTCCAGGGCTCGATTTGGAGTCTAGCCAAGGCTTATGCCGCCGTCAATGACTCCGGCTACCACCAACTCATCAGCCACTG GCTGAACACGCACGCCGTGATGGAGCCATTCGTGATCGCCACCAACCGGCAGCTCAGCGTCGTGCACCCGGTGCACAAGCTTCTCAGCCCGCACTACCGCGACACGATGAACATTAACGCGTTTGCTCGACAGACACTCATCAATGCCGGCGGCATCCTGGAGGCCACCGTCTTCCCCGGAAAGTACGCCCTGGAATTGTCCGCCGTCGTCTACAAGGGCTGGAAGCTAACAGAGCAAGCCCTACCCGATGACCTCCTCAAGAG AGGAGTGGCGGTGGAGGATCCGGCGAGCCCGCACAAGGTCCGGCTTCTCATCGAGGACTACCCGTACGCCGTCGACGGCCTGGAGATATGGTCGGCGATCCAGACGTGGGTGACCGAATACTGCGCCATCTACTACCCCGACGACGCGTTGGTAAGAGGCGACGTGGAGCTGCAGGCGTGGTGGAAGGAGGTGCGCGAGGACGGACACGGCGACAAGAAGGACGAGCCATGGTGGCCCAAATTGGAGACCGTCTCCGAGTTGACCAAGACCTGCACCACCATCATCTGGGTGGCCTCCGCCCTCCACGCCGCCGTCAACTTCGGGCAGTTCCCTTACGCCGGCTACCTCCCAAACCGGCCCACCATAAGCCGGCGGTGGATGCCCGAGCCAGGCACACCGGACTACGAGGAGCTGGAGAAGAACCCTGACCTGTTCTTCCTCAAGACCATCACGAGCCAGCTGCAAACCATCCTCGGTGTTTCTCTGATCGAGGTCCTGTCGCGACACTCGTCGGACGAGGTGTACCTCGGCCAGCGGGACACGCCGGAGTGGACCTCCGACAAGATGGCGCTGGAGGCGTTCGATCGCTTCGGCCAGACGCTGATAGAGATCGAGAACCGGATCATGAGTATGAACCGGGACCCAAAGTTTAAGAACCGGACCGGGCCTGTGAAGATGCCCTACATGTTGCTCTACCCTAACACGTCCGACCTCGATCGGGTCGGCAGGCTCACCGGTTGTGGGATCCCCAATAGCGTGTCGATTTGA